In a single window of the Methylophaga frappieri genome:
- the dacB gene encoding D-alanyl-D-alanine carboxypeptidase/D-alanyl-D-alanine endopeptidase codes for MSRYAAFILMLGCLLPVTANALFSHPDLADIPTPPNADVALMVVDTTNGNEIYAERADQFQQPASLQKLVTALAGKLYLKDDFRFDTTIESRGKDIIVRLGGDPSFTHTDLRVLVEKLKTQHPEIHGNLILNGGIFEPFERAIGLPWDIMGICYSAPSSAFTLNGNCVYGKLEATSEAPVTAVKVSASDRVTIDTNRIHLREGLNTDNIDCELKLTADNNNHYQVGGCVGVHRLPVNFHLSVQNPEKVMTAILREELARVGITLHGKLIRNDQLRGDIILRHQSAPLAKLIDEMVKKSDNLIADNLLKTIGARYFSTAGSFENGAAAIKAILNEHNVDIGTAEIMDGSGLSRNNKMTPRQMMRVVNYIFQHPEAGMIDTLPVSGVSGTLQWRPSLVNAPLKGKVTAKTGSLHGVYNLAGRIKTKSGKSLTFVQIISNYHPQSQNRNIARKPIRVFEKSFYESLYNKY; via the coding sequence ATGTCACGTTATGCTGCCTTTATCCTGATGTTGGGATGCCTGCTGCCAGTCACAGCCAATGCACTTTTTTCTCACCCTGATCTTGCTGATATCCCGACGCCACCCAACGCTGATGTGGCACTCATGGTAGTGGATACCACTAATGGCAATGAAATATACGCAGAACGCGCCGATCAGTTTCAACAACCGGCCAGTTTGCAAAAGCTGGTAACCGCCTTGGCCGGGAAACTGTATCTGAAAGATGACTTTCGATTTGATACTACAATCGAATCCCGAGGCAAAGATATTATTGTTCGTCTTGGTGGCGATCCCAGTTTTACGCACACAGATTTGCGGGTTTTGGTAGAGAAGCTGAAAACACAACACCCTGAAATTCACGGTAACCTGATTCTCAATGGGGGTATTTTTGAACCATTCGAACGCGCTATTGGTTTGCCTTGGGATATTATGGGCATCTGCTATAGTGCCCCGTCCAGCGCTTTTACTCTGAATGGCAACTGCGTTTACGGCAAACTTGAGGCAACCAGCGAAGCACCAGTAACCGCGGTAAAAGTCAGTGCCTCTGATCGCGTCACAATTGACACAAACCGTATTCACCTACGGGAAGGTCTCAATACCGATAATATCGACTGCGAACTGAAATTAACTGCCGATAACAACAACCATTATCAAGTTGGCGGCTGTGTCGGCGTGCATCGTTTACCCGTCAATTTCCATCTATCCGTTCAAAATCCGGAAAAAGTCATGACCGCGATTTTGCGAGAAGAATTAGCCCGGGTCGGCATTACCCTGCATGGTAAACTGATCCGAAATGATCAACTGCGGGGTGACATTATCCTCCGCCACCAGTCTGCGCCACTGGCCAAGCTGATTGACGAAATGGTGAAAAAATCGGACAACCTTATTGCCGATAATCTGCTGAAAACCATTGGTGCACGTTATTTCAGTACGGCAGGCAGTTTTGAAAACGGTGCCGCTGCTATCAAAGCTATTCTTAACGAACATAACGTCGATATCGGTACAGCAGAGATTATGGATGGTTCTGGTTTATCCAGAAATAACAAGATGACGCCGCGACAAATGATGCGCGTCGTTAATTATATTTTTCAACATCCAGAAGCCGGCATGATCGACACCTTACCGGTATCCGGCGTCTCCGGGACACTGCAATGGCGTCCCAGTCTCGTCAATGCACCGTTAAAAGGCAAGGTCACGGCCAAAACCGGGTCGCTTCACGGCGTCTACAATCTGGCTGGACGTATTAAAACCAAGTCCGGTAAATCGCTCACCTTTGTTCAGATCATCAGTAACTATCATCCTCAAAGCCAAAATCGGAATATCGCCCGTAAGCCTATTCGGGTCTTTGAAAAATCGTTTTATGAAAGCCTTTATAATAAATATTGA
- a CDS encoding TolC family protein: MRVPISGIFPRIGLFTLFVIGNLMMINSVNANQLTTAMAVERTLLHSPVLQHYPYQQQVIAADMQQAGLSPNPKLQGSLENILGTGETSAFKNAEITLSISQLIEMGAKRQQRVNVANARQPSLTQQYEMQRLDVVAQTLRQYYQALRLDALLQWNQRRIDYQQEALTVIKRRAEAGAVGNADVLQMQLRLTRAENQQKQFANQRRLAHQKLAANWADEPDFNSLAGNLMAVPVIPDKALLMQAISNTPAYLQVAASARLREAQIALADAESIADLTVSAGFRRFEGTNDHALVFGFSMPLQLQNRNQGNIARANALYQQELQTMTLTTTQISLALAEIHLAMQNNQLLTQSLTEAVRPVSKALLDSVAKGYELGQYSVLQWVDAQHELFAVERELIETRVAMHLQLLELERLTGNALHADSDQFIQE; encoded by the coding sequence ATGCGTGTGCCAATCAGTGGGATATTTCCCCGTATAGGGCTGTTTACGTTATTTGTCATTGGCAATCTGATGATGATTAATTCGGTAAACGCCAACCAGCTAACTACGGCAATGGCCGTCGAACGAACTTTGTTACATAGCCCGGTGTTGCAACATTATCCTTATCAGCAGCAAGTTATTGCTGCTGATATGCAGCAAGCGGGCTTGAGTCCTAACCCAAAGTTGCAGGGCAGTTTGGAAAATATTCTGGGAACAGGAGAAACCAGCGCCTTTAAAAATGCCGAAATAACCTTATCAATCAGTCAGTTAATTGAAATGGGTGCAAAGCGGCAACAACGAGTCAATGTTGCCAATGCCAGGCAGCCATCATTAACTCAGCAGTATGAAATGCAGCGGCTTGATGTGGTAGCGCAAACGTTGCGTCAATACTATCAAGCACTGCGTTTGGATGCCTTATTGCAATGGAATCAACGGCGTATTGATTACCAGCAAGAGGCGCTGACGGTGATCAAACGCCGGGCAGAGGCGGGTGCGGTTGGCAACGCGGATGTTTTACAAATGCAACTGCGGCTTACCCGTGCTGAAAACCAACAAAAGCAATTTGCAAATCAACGCCGACTAGCACATCAAAAACTGGCGGCAAACTGGGCTGATGAGCCGGATTTTAACAGTCTGGCAGGCAACTTGATGGCAGTGCCTGTGATACCGGACAAAGCCCTCCTGATGCAAGCGATCTCCAATACACCGGCATATCTCCAAGTGGCCGCTAGCGCTCGATTGCGTGAAGCCCAGATTGCGCTGGCAGACGCCGAGTCGATCGCTGATCTTACGGTAAGTGCCGGTTTTCGCCGTTTTGAAGGCACAAATGACCATGCGCTGGTTTTTGGGTTTTCCATGCCATTGCAGCTGCAGAATCGTAACCAAGGCAATATCGCTCGTGCCAATGCGCTGTATCAACAGGAATTACAGACCATGACGCTGACCACGACGCAAATCAGTCTGGCGCTAGCAGAGATACACCTTGCCATGCAAAACAATCAGTTATTGACGCAGAGCTTAACTGAGGCGGTTCGCCCAGTCAGTAAAGCCTTGTTAGACAGTGTTGCCAAAGGCTATGAGCTCGGTCAATACAGTGTTTTGCAATGGGTTGATGCGCAGCATGAGTTGTTTGCTGTTGAGCGTGAATTAATAGAAACACGCGTCGCTATGCATTTACAACTGCTCGAATTGGAGCGGCTGACAGGAAACGCATTGCATGCTGACTCTGACCAGTTCATTCAGGAGTAA
- a CDS encoding efflux RND transporter periplasmic adaptor subunit — translation MKMLLFIFLLLSGQFVAAAEDHDHHDHKETESEEGPHQGHLLRSEELTLEMTIYEHGVAPEMRVYAYHDGQPVNPEDVTLSVILNRLGGEQEIIDFTPEQDYLLGGVVITEPHSYEVEVSATFDGEDFHWHYDNFEGRVVLTPRLIAASGIRTEIAEPQVLAITNSLYGVIAPAEDRQYRIFAPYPGIVETVYVNTGDNVKKGQKLVTVRNQQTLKSYDINSPASGQITKRNVQIGDHSAMANMMEISDLSQVWVDMSMFPKDIEQLRTGMSVVVKDLHGHEQALGKINYIAPVMTGGHIASARAVIDNKTGYWRPGMHVNAEVMVEEKPVALAVKKSAIQQFRDKPVVFIRVGDTFEVRMVEMGRRDETYVEITSGLTPQSTYVTDNSYLLRAEVLKAGATHAH, via the coding sequence ATGAAAATGTTGCTCTTTATATTTCTGTTGTTATCGGGCCAGTTTGTGGCCGCGGCAGAAGATCATGACCATCACGATCATAAAGAAACAGAGTCAGAGGAAGGCCCGCATCAGGGTCACTTACTGCGCTCAGAAGAACTCACCCTGGAAATGACGATTTATGAACACGGTGTGGCGCCGGAAATGCGAGTTTATGCCTATCATGATGGACAGCCGGTTAACCCTGAAGACGTAACCTTGTCAGTGATCTTGAATCGATTGGGTGGCGAACAAGAGATTATTGATTTTACTCCCGAGCAGGATTACTTGTTGGGGGGTGTGGTCATCACGGAGCCACATTCCTATGAAGTCGAGGTCTCAGCCACTTTTGACGGTGAAGACTTTCACTGGCACTACGATAATTTTGAGGGTCGGGTCGTATTAACACCCAGACTTATTGCCGCCTCAGGTATTCGCACTGAGATTGCTGAGCCGCAAGTATTGGCAATCACCAATTCGCTTTACGGCGTAATTGCCCCTGCAGAAGATAGACAATACCGGATATTTGCGCCTTACCCGGGCATTGTTGAAACCGTTTACGTTAACACTGGCGATAACGTTAAAAAAGGACAAAAACTGGTCACAGTCCGAAATCAGCAAACCCTGAAAAGCTACGATATTAACAGCCCGGCATCAGGGCAGATCACGAAACGTAATGTGCAAATCGGCGATCACTCGGCGATGGCAAATATGATGGAAATAAGTGACTTAAGCCAGGTTTGGGTAGATATGTCAATGTTTCCCAAGGACATTGAACAATTACGTACCGGTATGTCTGTTGTCGTAAAAGATTTACATGGTCATGAACAAGCACTTGGCAAGATTAATTATATTGCACCGGTAATGACTGGCGGTCATATCGCCAGTGCCCGGGCTGTTATCGATAATAAGACCGGATATTGGCGGCCGGGCATGCATGTCAATGCTGAGGTGATGGTTGAAGAAAAACCGGTTGCCTTAGCAGTTAAAAAAAGTGCGATTCAACAGTTTCGAGACAAGCCAGTGGTTTTTATCCGTGTCGGTGACACCTTCGAGGTGCGTATGGTTGAAATGGGCCGTCGGGATGAGACCTATGTGGAAATTACGAGCGGGTTAACCCCGCAATCAACCTATGTGACAGACAACAGTTATCTGCTCCGTGCAGAGGTACTCAAAGCGGGTGCGACGCACGCACACTAA
- a CDS encoding efflux RND transporter permease subunit: MVNLIVKFAIQQRWLVLLMTLFIGGLGGYNMLQLPVDAVPDITNNQVQINTELPGFSPLEAEQRVTYLVENAMAGLPNLDYTRSISRYGLSQVTVVFDESVDIYLGRQQISERLQAIRGDLPVGAEPQMGPVASGLGEIFTYAVRAKTGALRADGQSYTPEDLRTIQDWIIRPQLVKVPGVTEINSVGGYERIYQVAPKPDHLLAYKISMAELSAALQNNNQNVGAGYIERYGEQWLVRSPGQLQSLADIRNVVIRKLDDTPVRVSDVADVSLGKQLRTGAATLDGQETVLGTAMMLLGENSRIVARAVAEKLVQVNQSLPEGIVAEAVYDRTTLVDKTIQTVQKNLLEGALLVIVVLFLLLGNIRAALITALVIPLSMLFAVTGMVSNKISGNLMSLGAIDFGLIVDGAVIVVENALSRLSLAQQRFGRLLTLSERLQTVSESTREVFNPAVFGMLIIMLVYLPLFALSGVEGKMFQPMAFTVIAALTGALIFAVTFVPAAIAVFVTGRVSEKENFLMRFARRIYQPFLTIALKLPFVVTVTALIFVIFVSSLIPRLGSEFLPQLDEGDVALHALRITGTGLEQSVKMQKQLDRVIRDFDEVERVFSKIGTPDIATDPMPPSVADTFVIVKPQSEWPDPQQSKATFLSKLREAVEAVPGNKYEFTQPIEMRFNELIAGVRADVAIRIYGDDLDILAELGEQTSSVIQLIEGARDVRMEQVTGLSMLSINPQRDHLALLGLNISALQDALQMAMGGQELGLIYEGDKRFKLVMRFDETKRQNVAYLEKLPVALPENGDPDLSYVPLGEVADIEEVSAPSQINRESGKRNVIVSANVSDDRDLGSFIAEVQQKLPDQVNYPAGYWVEYGGSFEQLQSAQKRLLIVVPVTLFVILVLLFMAFKSLRDTLLVFTGVPLALTGGVLALFWREMPLSVSAAVGFIALSGIAVLNGIVMLIFIRQLWAQGKSLRTAVFEGAMQRLRPVLMTALVASLGFLPMALNTGTGAEVQRPLATVVVGGILSSTILTLLVLPALYFLMHRFSKQHAH, encoded by the coding sequence ATGGTTAATTTAATTGTAAAGTTTGCCATTCAGCAACGCTGGTTGGTGTTATTGATGACCCTGTTTATCGGTGGTTTAGGGGGTTATAACATGCTTCAACTTCCGGTCGATGCGGTACCGGATATCACCAATAACCAAGTACAAATCAATACGGAGTTGCCGGGTTTTTCACCACTAGAAGCTGAGCAACGTGTGACGTATTTGGTCGAAAATGCCATGGCTGGCTTACCAAATCTCGACTATACCCGCTCCATATCTCGCTATGGCTTGTCTCAAGTCACGGTTGTGTTTGATGAATCAGTCGATATTTATCTGGGACGCCAACAAATCAGTGAGCGCCTGCAAGCAATTCGGGGCGACTTGCCGGTTGGGGCTGAGCCACAAATGGGGCCAGTAGCCAGTGGTCTGGGTGAAATATTTACCTATGCTGTGCGGGCTAAGACAGGCGCACTGCGTGCCGATGGGCAGTCCTATACCCCCGAAGATTTGCGGACAATACAAGACTGGATTATCCGACCACAGTTGGTCAAAGTACCCGGTGTCACTGAAATAAACAGTGTTGGCGGTTATGAGCGTATTTATCAAGTTGCCCCAAAGCCGGATCACCTCTTGGCATATAAGATCAGCATGGCGGAATTATCGGCTGCGCTGCAGAACAACAACCAAAATGTCGGAGCAGGCTATATTGAACGCTATGGCGAGCAGTGGTTAGTTCGCTCTCCCGGTCAATTACAGTCCTTAGCCGATATACGAAATGTGGTCATTCGTAAGCTTGACGACACGCCGGTAAGGGTAAGCGATGTCGCGGATGTGTCTTTAGGCAAACAACTGCGTACCGGCGCGGCAACACTGGATGGGCAAGAAACGGTTCTGGGCACTGCGATGATGCTGCTGGGAGAAAATAGCCGGATAGTGGCCCGTGCCGTAGCGGAGAAACTGGTTCAAGTAAATCAAAGCTTGCCGGAAGGTATCGTTGCTGAAGCTGTTTATGATAGGACGACACTCGTTGATAAAACCATCCAGACGGTTCAAAAAAACCTGCTTGAAGGTGCCTTACTGGTTATCGTCGTGTTGTTCTTATTACTTGGTAATATCCGCGCTGCCTTGATAACCGCACTGGTTATTCCGCTCAGCATGTTATTTGCTGTGACCGGCATGGTCAGTAATAAAATTTCCGGTAACTTGATGAGTCTGGGCGCGATTGATTTTGGGCTGATCGTTGATGGCGCCGTGATTGTGGTCGAAAATGCCTTGTCACGCCTTAGTCTGGCGCAACAGCGCTTTGGGCGATTATTAACCTTATCAGAACGATTACAAACCGTCTCGGAGAGTACGCGGGAGGTCTTTAATCCAGCCGTGTTCGGTATGTTAATCATCATGCTGGTTTACCTGCCTTTGTTTGCCTTGTCAGGCGTGGAAGGCAAAATGTTCCAGCCAATGGCTTTTACCGTCATCGCGGCGCTGACTGGCGCGTTGATTTTTGCCGTGACTTTCGTGCCGGCCGCCATTGCGGTGTTTGTGACGGGGAGGGTATCTGAAAAAGAAAATTTCCTGATGCGATTTGCCCGACGCATTTATCAGCCTTTTTTAACGATCGCCTTGAAATTACCCTTTGTTGTTACGGTTACAGCGTTAATATTTGTTATTTTCGTCAGTAGCTTAATTCCCCGCTTGGGCAGTGAGTTTTTGCCGCAGTTAGATGAAGGTGATGTTGCTTTACATGCATTAAGGATCACTGGAACCGGGCTTGAGCAATCGGTAAAAATGCAAAAGCAGTTGGACAGGGTGATTCGTGACTTTGATGAAGTGGAACGGGTATTTTCGAAAATTGGCACACCTGATATTGCCACGGATCCGATGCCACCGAGTGTTGCTGATACCTTTGTCATTGTAAAACCGCAATCTGAGTGGCCGGATCCGCAGCAAAGCAAAGCCACGTTTTTATCCAAACTACGGGAAGCGGTTGAAGCAGTACCGGGCAATAAATATGAGTTTACCCAGCCAATTGAGATGCGTTTTAACGAACTCATCGCCGGTGTTCGGGCTGACGTTGCCATTCGAATATATGGTGATGACCTGGATATTTTGGCCGAGCTTGGTGAACAAACAAGTTCGGTTATTCAGCTAATTGAGGGCGCCCGAGATGTTCGGATGGAACAGGTCACCGGATTGTCCATGTTGTCAATTAACCCGCAACGCGATCACCTGGCATTACTGGGGTTAAACATTTCGGCCTTACAGGATGCTTTGCAAATGGCGATGGGCGGGCAGGAACTCGGGCTGATTTATGAAGGCGATAAACGCTTTAAATTAGTGATGCGGTTTGATGAAACGAAACGTCAAAATGTGGCTTACCTGGAAAAATTACCGGTTGCATTGCCGGAAAACGGCGACCCGGATCTATCCTACGTGCCATTGGGCGAAGTTGCCGATATCGAAGAAGTCAGCGCGCCAAGCCAAATCAACCGGGAAAGTGGCAAACGTAATGTCATCGTTAGTGCCAATGTCAGCGATGATCGGGATTTGGGGTCATTTATCGCTGAAGTTCAGCAAAAACTGCCCGATCAGGTTAACTATCCTGCCGGTTATTGGGTGGAGTATGGTGGCTCGTTTGAACAGCTGCAATCTGCACAAAAACGCTTATTGATTGTGGTACCGGTCACGTTGTTCGTCATTCTGGTTTTACTGTTTATGGCATTCAAATCCTTGCGTGATACCTTGCTTGTTTTCACTGGCGTTCCGTTGGCGTTGACCGGCGGGGTGCTGGCATTGTTCTGGCGGGAAATGCCCTTATCGGTTTCGGCAGCCGTTGGTTTTATTGCGCTTTCGGGCATCGCGGTATTGAACGGTATTGTTATGCTGATTTTTATTCGACAGTTGTGGGCACAGGGAAAGTCACTCCGAACAGCGGTGTTTGAAGGGGCAATGCAACGACTAAGACCTGTATTGATGACGGCATTAGTCGCAAGTCTTGGTTTCTTGCCAATGGCCTTGAATACGGGAACCGGTGCGGAAGTACAGCGGCCACTGGCCACCGTCGTTGTGGGCGGCATTCTGTCCTCAACGATATTAACGTTGCTGGTATTGCCGGCTTTATATTTTCTGATGCATCGGTTTAGCAAGCAACACGCCCATTAA
- a CDS encoding manganese efflux pump MntP family protein, producing the protein MNLISLFFIGFAMSTDAFAAAIGKGIAMRSPTWLTAIKTGLIFGVIESITPVIGWLLGQSAIGLVQEWDHWVALFILSLLGCHMIYNGLQNEPVAATNTEKTGFWGLALTGLATSIDAMAVGVGLAFLQVNIFLVALIIGCCTFVMVTAGVLLGQVLGQKVGQKAEIIGGLVLIAIGILIVIEHTRQAI; encoded by the coding sequence ATGAATCTCATTTCGTTATTTTTTATTGGTTTTGCCATGTCAACCGATGCCTTTGCCGCTGCCATTGGCAAAGGTATCGCCATGCGATCACCCACTTGGCTGACTGCTATCAAAACGGGGTTGATCTTTGGGGTGATTGAATCCATCACGCCGGTCATCGGTTGGTTGTTAGGTCAGTCAGCAATAGGGTTGGTACAGGAGTGGGACCACTGGGTCGCGTTATTTATTCTCAGCTTGCTGGGTTGCCACATGATTTATAACGGCTTACAGAATGAGCCGGTAGCAGCCACTAACACAGAAAAGACCGGCTTTTGGGGATTGGCATTAACCGGTTTGGCAACCAGTATTGATGCGATGGCGGTTGGGGTTGGCCTGGCATTTCTGCAAGTGAATATCTTCCTGGTGGCGTTGATTATTGGCTGTTGTACTTTTGTGATGGTCACCGCGGGTGTGTTACTTGGGCAGGTGCTGGGACAGAAAGTCGGTCAAAAAGCCGAAATCATTGGTGGGCTGGTGCTTATTGCTATTGGCATCTTGATCGTGATTGAGCATACACGACAGGCGATCTGA
- the fae gene encoding formaldehyde-activating enzyme, with amino-acid sequence MSEPVWFRTGEATVFASDDQGTDAMPEILIGSARGPAGQAFANLMGQTEGHTRMFAIRATNQQVKPATLMVPKVTIKSGSYVALFGGPVQSAIADAVLDSVIEGVIPKEHAEELCIIAMIWIAPEAAANPDVDRKDLYRTNYEAMKLAIKRAMADSSSIDELIANRHRVHHEMYDPETGESLW; translated from the coding sequence ATGTCAGAACCAGTCTGGTTTAGAACAGGGGAAGCCACGGTATTTGCCAGCGATGATCAAGGTACAGATGCCATGCCGGAAATTCTAATCGGCAGTGCCCGTGGCCCTGCAGGGCAGGCATTTGCAAATTTAATGGGTCAGACGGAAGGGCATACCCGAATGTTTGCTATCCGGGCGACGAATCAACAAGTGAAACCGGCTACGCTGATGGTGCCAAAAGTGACCATCAAGTCGGGCAGTTACGTCGCGTTATTCGGTGGGCCGGTACAATCGGCGATTGCTGATGCAGTGTTGGATAGCGTGATAGAGGGTGTGATTCCAAAAGAGCATGCAGAAGAGTTGTGCATCATTGCCATGATTTGGATTGCCCCGGAAGCAGCGGCGAATCCAGATGTTGATCGTAAAGATCTGTATCGGACTAACTACGAAGCCATGAAATTAGCAATCAAACGGGCAATGGCGGATAGCTCATCTATTGATGAGTTAATTGCCAATCGGCATCGTGTGCATCATGAAATGTATGATCCGGAAACTGGCGAATCCTTGTGGTAG
- a CDS encoding mechanosensitive ion channel family protein: MMDWFISSLDKFIGIIHAPILGEDSITLSSVFGFMLIVIVAWWLSASIERLMQRMTLGRTYRHIDDATFYLISRLLRYIIWIMATLIGLSYIGFNLTGLAFVGGAIGVGIGFGLQSIVSNFISGIVLILEKSLKLGDFIEMSSGTNGIVKEIGLRYTRVTTRDNIDILVPNSEFINGQVTNWSFSEKLRRIHVPFGVAYGANKEQVKEAVLLAANEVAGAIVDDPSRPAEVWLTEFGDSSLNFELVIWVGNELMSRPARTRALFLWEIETQLRNYEIEIPFPQRDLHIRSGELHVAMKKAEHDSR, from the coding sequence ATGATGGACTGGTTTATTTCCTCTCTCGACAAGTTTATCGGCATTATCCATGCCCCGATTCTGGGTGAAGACTCCATCACCTTGTCCAGCGTGTTTGGTTTTATGCTCATTGTCATCGTTGCCTGGTGGCTGTCGGCCAGTATTGAGCGATTGATGCAAAGGATGACCTTAGGGCGAACCTATCGTCACATTGATGATGCGACTTTTTATCTAATTAGCCGCTTATTACGCTATATCATCTGGATCATGGCCACCTTGATTGGCCTGTCTTATATTGGTTTCAATCTAACCGGCCTGGCTTTTGTCGGCGGCGCTATCGGTGTCGGTATTGGCTTTGGTTTGCAGAGTATTGTCAGCAATTTTATTTCCGGCATTGTGCTCATTCTTGAAAAAAGCCTGAAACTCGGTGACTTCATTGAAATGTCATCCGGCACCAATGGCATTGTCAAAGAGATTGGCTTGCGTTATACCCGAGTGACGACGCGAGACAACATCGATATTCTGGTGCCAAATTCCGAGTTTATTAATGGCCAGGTGACCAACTGGAGTTTTAGTGAAAAGCTGCGTCGCATTCATGTGCCGTTTGGGGTTGCTTATGGTGCCAATAAGGAACAGGTCAAAGAGGCTGTGCTATTGGCAGCAAATGAAGTTGCAGGCGCTATTGTTGATGACCCATCCCGTCCGGCTGAAGTCTGGTTGACCGAGTTTGGAGACAGCAGTTTGAACTTTGAACTGGTTATCTGGGTGGGTAACGAACTGATGAGTCGTCCGGCACGAACCCGGGCACTTTTTTTATGGGAAATTGAAACCCAGCTTCGCAACTATGAAATTGAAATTCCTTTCCCGCAACGGGACTTGCATATTCGTTCCGGTGAATTGCACGTTGCGATGAAAAAAGCAGAGCACGATAGCAGATAA
- the trkA gene encoding Trk system potassium transporter TrkA, with translation MKIVILGAGQVGSNTAEKLASEGNDITVVDTNTSLLEHLQDRLDIRTVTGHAAYPETLERAGLRGADLLVAVTQNDEVNMIACQVAKTLFQTKKRIARIRSTPYLQTRLGGENGIFSIDVIISPEKLVTDYLFDLISQPEVTESLAFFDGMAQLVAVRVDDKSEMSGKPVKHLLSILPEVSLRVAAIFRSDKLLPDAGNSMLLSNDEIFFLAKREDITPAIKVFRPDYQPYQQIIIGGGGNIGRQLAEKLQNNLSVKVIEQNPEQASQLAKDLPDCTVLQGDTGDAELLKNEHIEESDVFCAVTNDDEANILSAMLAKRMKARKVFSIISKASHVDLIRETKIDIAISPAQITIGSLLTHIRKGDVVMVHSLRQGAAEAMEIIAHGDKKTSRVVGRQISEIPLPESSTVAAILRDDDILFPAPQDRIDSGDHLVIFTANRKDVQAVEKLFHVDFPEKTD, from the coding sequence ATGAAAATTGTCATTCTGGGTGCGGGTCAGGTTGGTAGTAATACTGCTGAAAAACTGGCATCCGAAGGCAACGATATTACCGTCGTTGATACCAATACCAGTTTGCTTGAACACCTGCAGGACAGACTGGACATCCGCACCGTTACCGGCCACGCAGCTTATCCTGAAACCCTCGAACGTGCCGGCCTGCGCGGTGCAGATCTGTTAGTTGCCGTGACCCAGAATGATGAAGTCAATATGATCGCCTGTCAGGTAGCCAAAACTCTGTTTCAGACCAAAAAAAGAATCGCCCGAATTCGATCTACCCCCTACCTTCAAACGCGACTTGGCGGTGAGAACGGTATTTTTTCCATTGATGTCATTATTAGCCCTGAAAAGCTGGTCACGGATTATTTATTTGATTTGATTTCACAGCCAGAAGTGACCGAATCACTGGCTTTTTTTGATGGTATGGCACAACTCGTTGCCGTTCGTGTTGACGATAAAAGTGAGATGTCAGGCAAGCCGGTTAAACATTTGCTGAGCATTTTGCCCGAGGTGAGTTTACGTGTCGCCGCCATTTTCCGAAGTGATAAGCTGCTGCCCGATGCAGGTAACAGTATGCTGCTGTCAAATGACGAGATTTTTTTTCTGGCCAAGCGTGAAGATATCACCCCTGCTATCAAAGTCTTCCGCCCAGATTACCAGCCTTATCAGCAAATTATCATTGGTGGCGGTGGTAACATTGGACGACAACTTGCTGAAAAGCTGCAAAACAATCTTTCTGTCAAAGTGATCGAGCAAAATCCAGAACAAGCTTCACAATTAGCTAAAGACTTGCCCGACTGTACCGTGCTGCAGGGGGACACCGGAGATGCGGAGCTGCTCAAAAACGAACATATTGAAGAGTCCGATGTGTTTTGCGCCGTCACTAACGATGATGAGGCCAATATCTTATCGGCCATGCTGGCAAAGCGTATGAAGGCTAGAAAGGTTTTTTCGATTATCAGCAAAGCCAGTCACGTCGATCTGATCCGTGAGACGAAAATTGATATTGCTATCTCACCGGCGCAAATTACTATCGGCTCCTTGCTGACACACATCCGAAAAGGTGATGTGGTGATGGTACATTCCCTGCGTCAGGGGGCAGCAGAGGCGATGGAAATTATTGCCCATGGTGACAAAAAAACATCCCGTGTCGTCGGCAGACAGATCAGCGAAATTCCTTTACCAGAATCCTCAACAGTGGCGGCAATCCTTCGCGACGACGACATCCTGTTTCCCGCGCCGCAAGATCGTATTGACAGCGGTGATCATCTTGTTATTTTTACCGCAAATCGAAAAGATGTGCAGGCGGTTGAGAAATTGTTCCACGTCGATTTCCCAGAAAAAACAGATTAA